A window from Theropithecus gelada isolate Dixy chromosome 1, Tgel_1.0, whole genome shotgun sequence encodes these proteins:
- the IPO9 gene encoding importin-9 produces MAAAAAAGAASGLPGPVAQGLKEALVDTLTGILSPVQEVRAAAEEQIKVLEVTEEFGVHLAELTVDPQGALAIRQLASVILKQYVETHWCAQSEKFRPPETTERAKIVIRELLPNGLRESISKVRSSVAYAVSAIAHWDWPEAWPQLFNLLMEMLVSGDLNAVHGAMRVLTEFTREVTDTQMPLVAPVILPEMYKIFTMAEVYGIRTRSRAVEIFTTCAHMICNMEELEKGAAKVLIFPVVQQFTEAFVQALQIPDGPTSDSGFKMEVLKAVTALVKNFPKHMVSSMQQILPIVWNTLTESAAFYVRTEVNYTEEVEDPVDSDGEVLGFENLVFSIFEFVHALLENSKFKSTVKKALPELIYYIILYMQITEEQIKVWTANPQQFVEDEDDDTFSYTVRIAAQDLLLAVATDFQNESAAALAAAATRHLQEAEQTKNSGTEHWWKIHEACMLALGSVKAIITDSVKNGRIHFDMHGFLTNVILADLNLSVSPFLLGRALWAASRFTVAMSPELIQQFLQATVSGLHETQPPSVRISAVRAIWGYCDQLKVSESTHVLQPFLPSILDGLIHLAAQFSSEVLNLVMETLCIVCTVDPEFTASMESKICPFTIAIFLKYSNDPVVASLAQDIFKELSQIEACQGPMQMRLIPTLVSIMQAPADKIPAGLCATAIDILTTVVRNTKPPLSQLLICQAFPAVAQCTLHTDDNATMQNGGECLRAYVSVTLEQVAQWHDEQGHNGLWYVMQVVSQLLDPRTSEFTAAFVGRLVSTLISKAGRELGENLDQILRAILSKMQQAETLSVMQSLIMVFAHLVHTQLEPLLEFLCSLPGPTGKPALEFVMAEWTSRQHLFYGQYEGKVSSVALCKLLQHGINADDKRLQDIRVKGEEIYSMDEGIRTRSKSAKNPERWTNIPLLVKILKLIINELSNVMEANAARQATPAEWSQDDSNDMWEDQEEEEEEEEDGLAGQLLSDILATSKYEEDYYEDDEEDDPDALKDPLYQIDLQAYLTDFLCQFAQQPCYIMFSGHLNDNERRVLQTIGI; encoded by the exons aatttGGTGTTCACTTGGCAGAACTGACTGTAGATCCCCAGGGGGCACTGGCAATCCGTCAG CTGGCATCAGTCATCTTGAAACAATATGTGGAGACTCACTGGTGTGCCCAATCAGAGAAATTTAGGCCTCCTGAAACTACAGAAAGG GCAAAAATTGTTATCCGGGAGCTATTGCCTAATGGGTTGAGAGAATCGATAAGCAAAGTGCGCTCCAGTGTGGCCTATGCAGTGTCAGCCATTGCCCACTGGGACTGGCCTGAAGCTTGGCCCCAACTCTTCAACCTGCTCATGGAGATGTTGGTGAGCGGAGACTTAAATGCCGTCCATGGAGCCATGCGTGTGCTGACAG aattcACTCGAGAAGTGACAGACACACAGATGCCACTTGTTGCTCCTGTCATTCTCCCAGAGATGTATAAGATCTTCACCATGGCTGAG GTGTATGGTATTCGAACCCGTTCCCGAGCCGTGGAAATATTTACCACTTGTGCCCATATGATCTGTAACATGGAGGAGCTGGAAAAG GGTGCAGCCAAAGTCCTGATCTTTCCCGTGGTGCAGCAGTTCACAGAGGCCTTTGTTCAGGCCCTCCAGATACCAGATGGCCCCACATCTGACAGTGGGTTTAAGATGGAGGTCCTAAAG GCAGTGACAGCCCTAGTGAAAAACTTCCCAAAGCACATGGTGTCCTCCATGCAGCAGATTCTGCCTATTGTTTGGAACACCCTAACCGAGAGTGCAGCTTT TTATGTGAGGACAGAAGTAAATTACACAGAAGAAGTAGAAGATCCTGTGGATTCTGATG GTGAAGTCCTGGGCTTTGAAAATCTCGTCTTTAGCATTTTTGAATTTGTCCATGCTCTACTAGAAAATAGCAAATTCAAAAGCACTGTTAAGAAAGCCTTGCCTGAATTGATTTATTATATTATCCTGTACATGCAAATCACTGAGGAGCAG ATTAAAGTATGGACAGCCAACCCCCAACAGTTTGtagaagatgaagatgatgatacATTCTCCTATACTGTTAGAATAGCAGCTCAAGACTTGTTGCTG GCTGTGGCCACAGATTTCCAGAATGAAAGTGCAGCAGCCCTGGCTGCTGCAGCCACTCGACATTTACAAGAAGCCGAGCAAACCAAAAACAGTGGCACTGAGCACTG GTGGAAGATCCATGAGGCATGCATGCTTGCCCTAGGCTCAGTGAAGGCCATCATCACTGACAGTGTGAAAAATGGCAGGATTCATTTTGACATGCATGGGTTCCTGACCAATGTCATCCTTGCAGACCTCAACCTCTCAG TGTCTCCTTTCCTCTTGGGCCGGGCACTTTGGGCTGCCAGTCGGTTCACTGTTGCTATGTCCCCTGAACTGATCCAGCAGTTCCTACAGGCAACAGTTAGTGGTCTTCACGAGACACAGCCCCCGTCAGTTCGAATTTCTGCAGTGAGAGCCATCTGGGG TTATTGTGACCAACTGAAAGTATCAGAGAGTACCCATGTGCTCCAGCCCTTCCTCCCCAGTATCCTGGATGGCTTAATTCACCTAGCAGCCCAGTTCAGCTCAGAGGTCCTCAACCTGGTGATGGAGACCCTGTGCATCGTTTGTACAGTAGACCCCGAATTCACAGCAAGCATGGAAAGCAAAATCTGCCCCTTCACCATCGCCATTTTCCTAAAGTACAGTAATG ATCCCGTCGTCGCCTCACTGGCtcaggacatcttcaaggagctGTCCCAGATTGAAGCCTGTCAGGGCCCAATGCAAATGAGGTTGATTCCCACTCTGGTCAGCATAATGCAGGCCCCAGCAGACAAGATCCCTGCAGGGCTCTGTGCG aCAGCCATTGATATCCTGACAACAGTAGTACGAAATACAAAGCCTCCCCTTTCCCAGCTTCTCATCTGCCAAGCTTTCCCTGCTGTGGCACAGTGTACCCTTCACACAGATGACAATGCCACCATGCAG AATGGCGGAGAGTGCTTGCGGGCCTATGTGTCAGTGACCCTGGAACAAGTAGCCCAGTGGCATGATGAGCAGGGCCACAATGGACTGTGGTATGTGATGCAAGTGGTGAGCCAGCTCCTGGACCCCCGCACCTCAGAGTTCACTGCGGCCTTTGTGGGCCGCCTTGTTTCCACCCTCATCTCCAAGGCAGGGCGGGAGCTGGGGGAGAATCTAGACCAGATTCTTCGTGCCATCCTCAGTAAGATGCAGCAGGCAGAGACGCTCAGTGTCATGCAG TCCCTGATCATGGTGTTTGCTCATCTGGTGCACACTCAGCTAGAACCTCTTTTGGAGTTCCTGTGTAGCCTCCCAGGACCTACTGGCAAACCTGCTCTAGAGTTTGTGATGGCTGAGTGGACAAGCCGACAGCATCTGTTCTATGGACAGTATGAAGGCAAAGTCAG CTCTGTGGCACTCTGTAAGCTGCTCCAGCATGGCATCAATGCAGATGACAAACGGCTACAGGATATCCGTGTGAAGGGAGAGGAGATCTACAGCATGGATGAGGGCATCCGCACCCGCTCTAAGTCAGCCAAAA acCCAGAACGCTGGACAAACATTCCTTTGCTGGTCAAGATCCTAAAGCTGATCATCAACGAGCTCTCCAACGTCATGGAGGCTAATGCCGCTCGCCAGGCCACTCCTGCAGAGTGGAGTCAAG ATGACTCCAATGATATGTGGGAGgaccaggaggaggaagaggaggaggaggaggatggtttAGCTGGCCAACTTTTATCTGACATTCTTGCTACAAGTAAATATG AGGAGGATTACTACGAGGATGATGAGGAAGATGACCCTGATGCCCTGAAGGATCCTCTCTATCAGATTGATCTGCAG GCGTATCTCACAGATTTCCTCTGCCAGTTTGCTCAGCAGCCCTGCTACATAATGTTTTCAGGCCACCTTAATGATAACGAGAGGCGAGTTCTACAGACCATCGGCATCTAA